One window of Xanthomonas sp. 10-10 genomic DNA carries:
- a CDS encoding LemA family protein — protein MSVLMRALVLLLLTASLSGCGYNAIQQKEEGVKAGWSEVLNQYQRRADLIPNLVRTVQGYAQQERQVLTEVTNARARVGQIQVNADDEASLKSFQQAQGELGSALSRLLVVSENYPQLKSDQSFRDLQVQLEGTENRITVARGRYIQTVQDYNTYIRSFPQVITAKIFGYQPKPNFSVENEAQISRAPQVDFGNQQAPQQQPPQQQPQPAH, from the coding sequence ATGTCTGTCCTGATGCGTGCCCTGGTATTGCTGCTCCTGACCGCCTCTCTGTCGGGTTGCGGGTACAACGCGATCCAGCAAAAGGAAGAGGGCGTCAAAGCCGGTTGGTCGGAAGTCCTGAACCAGTACCAGCGCCGTGCCGACCTGATTCCCAACCTCGTGCGCACCGTGCAGGGCTACGCACAGCAGGAGCGCCAGGTGCTGACCGAAGTCACCAATGCGCGTGCGCGCGTCGGGCAGATCCAGGTCAATGCCGATGACGAAGCCTCGCTCAAGAGTTTTCAGCAGGCGCAGGGCGAGCTGGGCAGCGCGTTGTCGCGGTTGCTGGTGGTCAGTGAAAATTACCCGCAGCTCAAGTCCGACCAGTCGTTCCGCGACCTGCAGGTGCAGCTGGAAGGCACCGAAAACCGCATCACCGTGGCCCGCGGCAGATACATCCAGACGGTGCAGGACTACAACACCTACATCCGTTCGTTTCCGCAGGTGATCACCGCCAAGATCTTCGGTTATCAGCCCAAGCCGAATTTCAGCGTGGAAAACGAAGCGCAGATCTCGCGCGCGCCGCAGGTGGATTTCGGCAATCAGCAAGCGCCGCAGCAGCAGCCGCCACAGCAGCAACCGCAGCCTGCGCATTGA
- a CDS encoding TPM domain-containing protein has product MRKMDRWVCWIMALLLLPASVLAQDLAAIPPLRSPVVDVTGTLDAAQIQQLEQQALALQQRKGAQLQILIVPTTQPEAIEQYAQRVFDQWKIGRQGVDDGVLLLVAKDDRRVRIQPGYGLEGAIPDIVANRIIQEYLAPRFREGDYGGGIRDATATLAGLIEGEALPEPVSGHADGGVGSGAGGGGWIMALFIGFVAAMVARGILGALPRPLRAVLTGVAAGAAALLFTSLLFASVGAAIIGLLAGLVSGSPGRFVGGGGWGGGGFGGFGGGGRGGFGGGWGGGGGSSGGGGASGSW; this is encoded by the coding sequence ATGCGGAAAATGGACAGGTGGGTGTGCTGGATAATGGCGTTACTGCTGCTGCCCGCTTCGGTGCTGGCGCAGGATCTTGCGGCCATTCCCCCCTTGCGCTCGCCAGTGGTCGATGTCACCGGCACCCTCGATGCGGCGCAGATCCAGCAGCTCGAGCAGCAGGCGCTGGCGTTGCAGCAGCGCAAGGGCGCGCAGCTGCAGATCCTGATCGTGCCGACCACCCAGCCGGAGGCGATCGAGCAATACGCCCAGCGCGTGTTCGATCAATGGAAGATCGGGCGTCAGGGCGTTGACGATGGCGTGCTGCTGCTGGTGGCCAAGGACGATCGCCGCGTGCGGATCCAGCCCGGTTATGGCCTGGAAGGCGCCATCCCCGACATCGTGGCCAACCGCATCATCCAGGAGTATCTGGCGCCGCGCTTTCGCGAGGGCGACTACGGCGGCGGCATTCGCGATGCGACCGCGACGCTGGCCGGCCTGATCGAGGGAGAAGCCCTGCCGGAACCGGTCAGCGGGCATGCCGATGGTGGCGTGGGCAGCGGTGCAGGCGGTGGCGGCTGGATCATGGCGTTGTTCATCGGATTTGTGGCCGCAATGGTGGCGCGCGGCATTCTCGGCGCCTTGCCGCGGCCGTTGCGCGCCGTGTTGACCGGTGTCGCCGCCGGCGCTGCCGCCCTGCTGTTCACCTCGTTGCTGTTCGCCAGCGTCGGTGCAGCCATCATCGGCCTGTTGGCGGGCCTGGTCTCCGGTTCGCCTGGGCGCTTCGTCGGTGGCGGAGGCTGGGGCGGCGGTGGGTTCGGAGGATTCGGGGGCGGTGGCCGTGGTGGTTTTGGCGGCGGCTGGGGTGGCGGCGGTGGATCATCGGGAGGCGGTGGCGCCTCGGGGAGCTGGTAA
- a CDS encoding TPM domain-containing protein, translated as MRWFRHFFAPSAQRRFPAACMDTIAAAVAASERSHTGQIMVAVDADLPLGALWRGHTARQRAEQAFAQLRTWDTDANNGVLIYLLLADHAIEVVADRGLRSQVPEAQWAEVCRRMQQFLREGQHEAAVLAGIEAVTELLVAHFPATGDVQHEDELPDRPQLLG; from the coding sequence ATGCGGTGGTTCAGGCATTTTTTCGCGCCCTCGGCGCAGCGCAGGTTTCCGGCTGCCTGCATGGACACCATCGCTGCGGCCGTGGCCGCCAGCGAACGCAGCCATACCGGCCAGATCATGGTGGCGGTGGATGCGGACCTGCCGCTCGGGGCGCTGTGGCGTGGGCACACGGCCCGCCAGCGCGCCGAGCAGGCGTTCGCGCAGCTGCGCACCTGGGACACCGACGCCAACAACGGTGTCTTGATTTATCTGCTGCTGGCGGACCATGCCATCGAAGTGGTCGCCGACCGCGGCCTGCGCAGCCAGGTGCCGGAGGCACAGTGGGCGGAGGTGTGCCGGCGCATGCAGCAGTTCCTGCGTGAGGGCCAGCACGAGGCCGCGGTCCTGGCCGGGATCGAGGCGGTGACCGAGCTGCTGGTCGCGCATTTCCCGGCCACCGGCGACGTGCAGCATGAAGACGAGCTGCCCGATCGGCCACAGCTCTTAGGCTGA
- the lgt gene encoding prolipoprotein diacylglyceryl transferase, producing the protein MIYLHAIDPIAFSLGPVQVHWYGLMYLAAFFSAWALGRSRILRGRLPGVDMDGFSDLLFYGMLGVVLGGRIGYMLFYAFETFLANPLILFKVWEGGMSFHGGLLGVLIACWLWARKHRLHFFDVMDFVAPLVPLGLGFGRLGNFVGGELWGKFTQAGWGVIFPHAPELADIAPAQIHAQYAAGALDRFARHPSQLYEAALEGVVMFVVLWAFSMKPRARYAVSGLFALLYGVFRFIVEFVRVPDAPIGYLAFNWLTMGQILSLPLIAVGLVLLAMSRRAPVLQPVVPVAATVEAAK; encoded by the coding sequence ATGATCTATCTGCACGCCATCGACCCCATCGCCTTCTCGCTCGGCCCGGTGCAGGTGCACTGGTACGGCTTGATGTATCTGGCCGCCTTCTTCTCGGCCTGGGCGCTGGGCCGCTCGCGCATCCTGCGCGGCCGTCTGCCCGGCGTGGATATGGACGGTTTTTCCGACCTGCTGTTCTACGGCATGCTCGGCGTGGTGCTGGGCGGGCGCATCGGCTACATGCTGTTCTATGCATTCGAGACCTTCCTGGCCAATCCACTGATCCTGTTCAAGGTGTGGGAAGGCGGCATGAGCTTCCACGGCGGGCTGCTGGGCGTATTGATCGCCTGCTGGCTGTGGGCACGCAAGCATCGCCTGCACTTCTTCGACGTGATGGATTTCGTCGCGCCGCTGGTGCCGTTGGGCCTTGGCTTCGGGAGGCTCGGCAATTTTGTCGGCGGCGAGCTGTGGGGTAAGTTCACCCAGGCCGGCTGGGGTGTGATCTTCCCGCATGCACCGGAGCTGGCTGACATCGCACCAGCGCAGATTCACGCGCAGTACGCCGCCGGCGCACTGGATCGCTTCGCCCGTCACCCGTCCCAGCTGTACGAGGCCGCGCTGGAAGGCGTGGTGATGTTCGTCGTGTTGTGGGCATTCTCGATGAAGCCGCGTGCGCGCTATGCGGTGTCGGGGCTGTTTGCGCTGCTGTACGGGGTGTTCCGCTTCATCGTGGAATTCGTGCGGGTGCCGGATGCGCCGATTGGCTATCTGGCCTTCAACTGGCTGACGATGGGCCAGATTCTGAGCTTGCCATTGATTGCGGTGGGTCTGGTCTTGCTGGCGATGTCGCGCCGCGCGCCGGTGTTGCAGCCGGTGGTGCCGGTTGCCGCAACCGTGGAGGCGGCCAAGTGA
- a CDS encoding thymidylate synthase → MKPYLDLLQHVLEHGAEKSDRTGTGTRSVFGWQMRFDLNAGFPLVTTKKLHLRSIIHELLWFLQGDTNIGYLKDNQVRIWDEWADDNGDLGPVYGKQWRRWTGPDGVEIDQMQWLVDEIKRNPDSRRLVISAWNVGELPQMALMPCHSLFQFYVVDGKLSCQLYQRSGDIFLGVPFNIASYALLTHMVAQATGLGVGDFVHTLGDAHLYSNHFEQAREQLTRTPRALPTLRLNPEVTDLFGFRFEDIAIDGYDPHPAIKAPVAV, encoded by the coding sequence GTGAAGCCGTACCTGGATCTGCTGCAACACGTGCTGGAACACGGCGCCGAAAAGTCCGATCGCACCGGTACCGGCACGCGCAGCGTATTCGGCTGGCAGATGCGCTTCGATCTCAATGCCGGCTTCCCGCTGGTCACCACCAAGAAGCTGCACCTGCGCTCGATCATCCACGAGCTGCTGTGGTTTCTGCAGGGCGACACCAATATCGGGTATCTGAAAGACAACCAGGTGCGTATCTGGGACGAATGGGCCGACGACAATGGCGATCTTGGCCCGGTCTATGGCAAGCAGTGGCGGCGCTGGACCGGCCCGGACGGCGTCGAGATCGACCAGATGCAGTGGCTGGTCGATGAGATCAAGCGCAATCCGGATTCGCGTCGCCTGGTCATCAGCGCCTGGAATGTCGGCGAACTGCCGCAGATGGCATTGATGCCCTGCCATAGCCTGTTCCAGTTCTACGTGGTCGACGGCAAGCTCAGTTGCCAGCTCTACCAGCGCAGCGGCGACATCTTTCTGGGCGTGCCGTTCAACATCGCCAGCTATGCGCTGCTGACCCATATGGTGGCGCAGGCCACCGGCCTGGGCGTGGGCGATTTCGTGCATACGCTGGGCGATGCGCATCTGTATTCGAATCACTTCGAGCAGGCCCGCGAGCAGCTGACGCGCACCCCGCGCGCATTGCCGACCTTGCGCCTGAATCCCGAAGTCACCGACCTGTTCGGGTTCCGCTTCGAGGACATCGCGATCGACGGCTACGACCCGCATCCGGCGATCAAGGCGCCGGTGGCGGTGTGA
- a CDS encoding dihydrofolate reductase, with the protein MKLTLIVAFDRNNAIGRDNDLPWKLPDDLKRFKALTLGKPILMGRKTAQSLGRALPGRLNLVLTRSGQVPFAGMQAVASIDQAIKRAGHEGAQELCVIGGGEVYRLTMERADLLAVTEVDTVVDHADTHFPPIDPAVWVPVQREEHAADARHAFAFSYVDYRRR; encoded by the coding sequence ATGAAACTGACCCTGATCGTCGCCTTCGACCGCAACAACGCCATCGGTCGCGATAACGATCTGCCGTGGAAGTTGCCGGACGATCTCAAACGTTTCAAGGCGCTGACGCTGGGCAAGCCGATCCTGATGGGGCGCAAGACCGCGCAATCGCTGGGGCGCGCCTTGCCAGGGCGCCTGAATCTGGTGCTGACGCGCTCGGGGCAGGTGCCGTTCGCGGGCATGCAGGCGGTGGCATCAATCGATCAGGCGATAAAGCGTGCCGGGCACGAGGGCGCGCAGGAGTTGTGCGTGATCGGAGGCGGCGAGGTGTATCGCCTGACGATGGAACGCGCAGACCTGTTGGCTGTCACCGAGGTGGACACCGTGGTCGACCATGCCGATACGCACTTCCCGCCGATCGACCCGGCTGTGTGGGTGCCGGTGCAGCGCGAGGAGCATGCAGCCGATGCGCGCCACGCCTTCGCATTTTCTTACGTGGATTATCGGCGCCGCTGA
- a CDS encoding sigma-54 dependent transcriptional regulator — MSDFRLLTLPSLPQRVAAGNRTTAAAHVFEDPASQALLAHLERVAPSEASVLIIGESGTGKELVARHIHSLSARAQQPFVAVNCGAFSESLVDAELFGHEKGAFTGALSAKAGWFEEANGGTLFLDEIGDLPMPIQVKLLRVLQEREVVRLGSRRSIPIDVRVLAATNVPLEQAIGQGQFRQDLFYRLNVVGVGLKPLRERPGDIPPLIRHFVQIYSQRLGHGQVMVSAEAERLLVQYPWPGNIRELENVIHHTLLIHRDGVVRADDIRLSPLRLPTPSTSDAQPDATALLARAFDTLFESNDGALHATVEAQLLRAAYRHCHHNQVRTAALLGLSRNVVRARLIELGEVVVNKRVD, encoded by the coding sequence ATGTCCGATTTCCGTCTGCTGACCCTACCGTCGTTGCCGCAACGCGTCGCTGCCGGCAACCGCACGACCGCCGCCGCGCATGTGTTCGAAGACCCGGCATCGCAGGCATTGCTGGCACACCTGGAACGCGTGGCGCCCAGCGAAGCCAGCGTACTGATCATCGGCGAATCCGGCACTGGCAAGGAGCTGGTGGCGCGTCATATCCATAGCCTCAGCGCGCGTGCGCAGCAGCCGTTCGTGGCGGTCAACTGCGGAGCCTTCAGCGAATCGCTGGTCGATGCAGAATTGTTCGGGCACGAAAAAGGCGCCTTCACCGGCGCACTCAGCGCCAAGGCCGGCTGGTTCGAGGAAGCCAATGGCGGCACGCTGTTTCTCGACGAGATCGGCGATCTACCGATGCCGATCCAGGTCAAGTTGTTGCGCGTGCTGCAGGAGCGCGAAGTGGTGCGCCTGGGGTCGCGCCGCAGTATCCCGATCGACGTACGGGTGCTGGCCGCCACCAACGTGCCGCTGGAACAGGCAATCGGCCAGGGGCAGTTCCGCCAGGACCTGTTCTACCGGCTCAACGTGGTCGGCGTCGGGCTCAAGCCGCTACGCGAACGGCCCGGCGACATTCCACCGTTGATCCGCCATTTCGTGCAGATCTACAGCCAGCGCCTGGGCCATGGCCAGGTCATGGTCAGCGCGGAGGCCGAGCGGCTCCTGGTGCAGTACCCGTGGCCGGGCAATATCCGCGAGCTGGAAAATGTCATCCACCACACCTTGCTGATCCACCGCGACGGCGTGGTGCGCGCTGACGACATCCGGTTGTCGCCACTGCGCCTGCCCACCCCGTCCACCAGCGATGCGCAACCCGATGCCACGGCTCTGCTCGCACGCGCCTTCGACACCTTGTTCGAGAGCAATGACGGCGCGCTGCATGCCACCGTCGAAGCGCAGCTATTGCGTGCCGCCTACCGGCATTGCCACCACAACCAGGTCAGGACCGCTGCCCTGCTGGGACTGAGCCGCAACGTCGTGCGTGCGCGCCTGATCGAACTGGGCGAGGTGGTGGTCAACAAGCGCGTCGATTGA
- a CDS encoding acyl-CoA dehydrogenase family protein yields MTSHQLQPTVLNPLHTARRLANDFAATAIERDARGGTPKAERDALRASGLLGLSIPLQYGGLGASWSEVLTIVREFAKADSSIAHVFGFHHLMLATVRLFGQPAQWQPWLEQTARKQWFWGNALNPLDTRTVAVQYEGWREFSGKKSFCSGALDSQMLIASALDERSGKLLIGAVPTARSGITLGHDWDNIGQRQTDSGSTTFERVRVEENELLLDPGPLSTPFACLRPLLAQLLFAHVFLGIAEGAFEEARTYTLTETRPWHRSGVERASDDPYILAHYGEFWLGLESARLLAGRAADLLDAAWRKEHALTGDERAQVALAVAAAKVATTRVGLEVSSKLFEVTGARATHAALRLDRYWRNLRTQTLHDPVDYKVRELGEWALRQQAPTPSFYS; encoded by the coding sequence ATGACAAGCCACCAACTGCAACCCACTGTACTGAATCCGCTGCACACGGCCCGCCGCCTGGCCAACGACTTCGCAGCCACCGCAATCGAACGCGATGCGCGTGGCGGCACCCCCAAGGCAGAACGCGATGCGCTGCGCGCCAGCGGCTTGCTGGGCCTGAGCATCCCGCTGCAATACGGCGGTCTCGGCGCCAGCTGGAGCGAGGTGCTGACCATCGTGCGTGAATTCGCCAAGGCCGATAGTTCGATCGCGCACGTGTTCGGCTTCCACCACCTGATGCTGGCCACCGTGCGCTTGTTCGGCCAACCGGCGCAGTGGCAGCCGTGGTTGGAGCAGACCGCGCGCAAGCAGTGGTTCTGGGGTAACGCGCTCAATCCCCTGGATACCCGCACCGTCGCCGTGCAGTATGAGGGCTGGCGCGAATTTTCCGGCAAGAAGAGTTTCTGTTCCGGCGCTCTCGATTCGCAGATGCTGATCGCCTCCGCACTGGACGAGCGCAGCGGCAAGCTGCTGATCGGCGCCGTGCCCACCGCGCGCAGCGGCATCACGCTGGGCCACGACTGGGACAACATCGGCCAGCGCCAGACCGACAGCGGCAGCACTACCTTCGAGCGCGTGCGGGTGGAAGAAAACGAGCTACTGCTCGATCCCGGCCCGCTGAGTACGCCATTCGCGTGCCTGCGCCCCTTGCTGGCGCAGTTGCTGTTTGCGCATGTCTTCCTGGGCATCGCCGAAGGCGCGTTCGAAGAAGCACGCACCTATACCTTGACCGAAACGCGCCCCTGGCATCGCTCCGGGGTCGAACGGGCCAGCGACGATCCCTACATCCTGGCCCATTACGGCGAGTTCTGGCTGGGGCTGGAAAGCGCACGCCTGCTGGCCGGGCGCGCCGCCGATCTGCTCGATGCCGCCTGGCGCAAGGAACACGCGCTCACCGGCGACGAACGTGCACAGGTGGCCCTGGCAGTGGCCGCCGCCAAGGTCGCCACCACACGCGTGGGGCTGGAGGTGAGCAGCAAACTGTTCGAGGTCACCGGCGCACGCGCCACCCATGCGGCGCTGCGCCTGGACCGCTACTGGCGCAATCTGCGTACCCAGACCCTGCACGATCCGGTCGACTACAAGGTGCGCGAACTCGGCGAATGGGCGCTACGGCAACAGGCGCCTACACCCAGCTTCTACTCATGA
- a CDS encoding ABC transporter ATP-binding protein, translating into MSAGLQIQVANKRFGARSVLQDIELRVAPGEVLSLIGPSGCGKSTLLRIVAGLERDYGGEVLLDGSRVQGIDRRIGFIFQEPRLLPWLDVAANVAFADDTAVSPAAARQSPRVQQLLAEVGLLDHAQALPKQLSGGQAQRVALARGLYRQPQVLLLDEPFSAVDAFTRIRLQQLLLRLAGEHGFTVLLVTHDIDEAVYLSDRAIVIGGQPGSIVHTQVLDPPRPRDRRAHEAALREARQDLLAALHDIHAV; encoded by the coding sequence ATGAGTGCCGGCCTGCAGATCCAGGTAGCGAACAAACGCTTCGGTGCACGCAGCGTGCTGCAGGACATCGAGCTGCGCGTGGCACCGGGCGAAGTCCTGAGCCTGATCGGACCCAGCGGTTGCGGCAAGAGCACCTTGCTACGCATCGTGGCCGGCCTGGAGCGCGACTACGGCGGCGAAGTATTGCTGGATGGCAGCCGCGTGCAGGGAATCGACCGCCGTATCGGCTTCATCTTTCAGGAGCCGCGCCTGCTGCCCTGGCTGGACGTAGCAGCCAATGTCGCCTTCGCCGACGACACCGCCGTTTCGCCGGCGGCAGCGCGGCAATCGCCGCGCGTGCAACAGTTGCTGGCCGAGGTTGGCCTGCTCGACCACGCGCAGGCGTTGCCCAAGCAACTCTCCGGCGGCCAGGCGCAGCGGGTGGCACTGGCGCGCGGGTTGTACCGGCAACCGCAGGTGCTGTTGCTGGACGAACCCTTCAGCGCGGTGGATGCGTTCACCCGCATCCGGCTGCAGCAGCTGTTGCTGCGCCTGGCCGGCGAGCACGGCTTCACCGTGCTGCTGGTGACGCACGATATCGACGAGGCGGTCTATCTGAGCGACCGCGCCATCGTTATCGGCGGCCAGCCCGGGTCCATCGTGCATACCCAGGTACTGGACCCGCCGCGGCCACGCGACCGCCGGGCGCACGAGGCGGCGCTGCGTGAGGCGCGTCAGGACCTGCTGGCTGCGCTGCACGACATCCATGCGGTGTAA
- a CDS encoding ABC transporter permease, with the protein MNQTSLRLSRTLPPSRRPRRHWRLPAGSLGLVLPISFFAALEVCSALGWTPRYLLPPPSQILTTLADEAGRGLAGHLGASVLRVLVGFALGAGLGLLIGIGVGLNRWLEHLLDPSFQALRAVPSLAWVPLLLLWMGIDEAPKITLIAIGAFFPMYLGVANGLRQVDRTLIELGETYGLPWGRMVRRILLPAALPSIFTGLRTSLSLAWMFLVAAELIAATRGLGYLLSDGRETSRPDIVIAAIVLLALLGKLSDSVLKALETRTLHWRDNLQNRRAHPHAAHAA; encoded by the coding sequence ATGAATCAGACCTCGCTCCGCCTGTCGCGCACCCTGCCACCGTCCCGCCGCCCGCGTCGACACTGGCGCCTGCCTGCCGGCAGCCTGGGCCTGGTGCTGCCAATCAGCTTTTTTGCGGCACTGGAAGTGTGTTCGGCGCTGGGGTGGACGCCACGCTATCTGCTGCCGCCTCCCAGCCAGATCCTGACCACGCTGGCAGACGAAGCCGGCCGGGGGCTGGCCGGCCATCTGGGCGCCAGCGTGCTACGGGTGCTGGTGGGCTTTGCGCTGGGTGCCGGGCTGGGGCTGCTGATCGGCATCGGCGTCGGCTTGAACCGCTGGCTGGAGCACTTGCTGGATCCCAGTTTCCAGGCGCTGCGCGCGGTTCCCAGCCTGGCCTGGGTGCCGTTGTTGTTGCTTTGGATGGGCATCGACGAAGCGCCGAAGATCACCCTGATCGCGATCGGTGCGTTCTTCCCGATGTATCTGGGCGTGGCCAATGGCCTGCGCCAGGTCGACCGCACGCTGATCGAGCTGGGCGAGACCTATGGCCTGCCCTGGGGGCGCATGGTGCGGCGGATCCTGCTGCCGGCCGCGTTGCCATCCATCTTCACCGGGTTGCGCACCAGCCTGAGCCTGGCCTGGATGTTTCTGGTGGCCGCCGAACTGATCGCGGCCACGCGCGGGCTGGGCTATCTGCTGAGCGACGGGCGCGAGACCTCGCGGCCGGACATCGTCATTGCCGCCATCGTGTTGCTGGCCCTGCTCGGCAAGCTCAGTGACAGCGTGCTCAAGGCACTGGAAACCCGCACGCTGCACTGGCGCGACAACCTGCAGAACCGCCGCGCCCACCCACACGCGGCGCACGCGGCATGA
- a CDS encoding aliphatic sulfonate ABC transporter substrate-binding protein, which yields MKRRNLLKLGTLAGVALGAPPLLSGAADAPRKIAVPERLRMDYAYYSPTSLVLRHFGWLEEALKPQGTEVTWVLSAGSNRALEYLAGNSIDFGSTAGLAALLGRANGNPVKAVYVYSRPEWVALVVGKQSPIQRVAELKGKRVAATKGTDAYLFLLRALREVGLHRNDVDIVHLQHPDGRIALERGNVDAWAGLDPHMAASQLEAGSRLLYRNVAFNSYGFLNTSEKFAAAYPEQIPLVLQAYEKARRWAIAHPDALASLIAEQARLSVPVAQLQLRRTDLSRPLIGAEQLAALRSAAPILLEEGLVRPGTDLTQVLGTLIDPRYATRARVAQG from the coding sequence ATGAAGCGTCGCAACCTGCTCAAACTCGGAACGCTGGCCGGAGTCGCGCTCGGTGCCCCGCCACTGCTGTCCGGCGCCGCAGACGCGCCGCGCAAGATCGCCGTTCCCGAGCGCCTGCGCATGGATTACGCCTACTACTCGCCTACCTCGCTGGTGCTCAGGCACTTCGGCTGGCTGGAAGAGGCGCTCAAGCCGCAGGGCACCGAGGTCACCTGGGTGTTATCGGCCGGCAGCAATCGCGCACTGGAGTATCTGGCCGGCAACAGCATCGACTTTGGCAGCACCGCTGGCCTGGCCGCGCTGCTGGGGCGCGCCAACGGCAATCCGGTCAAGGCGGTCTATGTGTACTCGCGCCCGGAATGGGTGGCCCTGGTCGTCGGCAAGCAATCGCCGATTCAGCGCGTGGCCGAACTCAAGGGCAAACGGGTGGCCGCCACCAAGGGCACCGACGCGTATCTGTTCCTGTTGCGCGCGCTGCGCGAGGTCGGGTTGCACCGGAACGACGTCGACATCGTCCATCTGCAGCATCCGGATGGGCGTATTGCACTGGAACGCGGCAATGTCGATGCCTGGGCAGGACTGGACCCGCATATGGCTGCCAGCCAGCTCGAAGCCGGCTCACGGCTGCTCTATCGCAACGTCGCCTTTAATTCGTACGGCTTCTTGAACACCAGCGAAAAATTCGCCGCCGCCTACCCCGAGCAGATTCCGCTGGTGCTGCAGGCCTATGAGAAGGCACGCCGTTGGGCCATCGCGCATCCGGACGCGTTGGCGAGCCTGATCGCCGAGCAGGCCAGGCTCTCGGTGCCGGTTGCGCAACTGCAATTGCGGCGCACCGATCTCAGCCGGCCACTGATTGGTGCCGAGCAATTGGCGGCCTTGCGCAGCGCCGCGCCGATCCTGCTGGAAGAAGGCCTGGTGCGGCCGGGAACCGACCTGACCCAGGTGCTGGGCACCTTGATCGATCCACGCTATGCCACGCGCGCACGCGTGGCGCAGGGGTGA
- the ssuD gene encoding FMNH2-dependent alkanesulfonate monooxygenase, with translation MEMFWFIPTHGDSRYLGTSEGARQVSADYVTQVAVAADTLGYEGVLIPTGRSCEDPWVIASSLINATRQLKFLVALRPGLMAPALAARMAASFDRLSGGRLLVNLVTGGDRGELEGDGVFLDHADRYDASAEFIRIWREIIRHSHDSQSYDFDGKHLQVKAAQLLYPTVQRPYPPVWFGGSSDAAHDLAAEQVDTYLTWGEPPAAVAQKIATVRSKAAALGRTLRFGIRLHVIVRETDAQAWAAADALIRHLDDDTVERAQRAFARMDSVGQRRMAALHGRGQGRTRADLEVSPNLWAGVGLVRGGAGTALVGSPQTVVQRIEEYAALGIDTFIFSGYPHLEEAYRFAELVFPLLPRARRQQLPGQPLSGPFGEVIANTIVPRASAR, from the coding sequence ATGGAGATGTTCTGGTTCATTCCCACCCACGGCGACAGCCGCTATCTGGGCACCAGCGAAGGCGCGCGCCAGGTCAGTGCCGACTACGTGACACAGGTGGCCGTAGCGGCGGACACGCTGGGCTATGAAGGGGTACTGATTCCCACCGGGCGCTCCTGCGAAGACCCGTGGGTGATTGCGTCCAGCCTGATCAATGCCACGCGCCAGCTGAAGTTTCTGGTGGCGCTGCGCCCCGGGCTGATGGCGCCCGCACTGGCAGCGCGCATGGCGGCCAGCTTCGACCGGCTGTCCGGAGGGCGCCTGCTGGTCAATCTGGTCACCGGCGGCGACCGCGGCGAGCTGGAAGGCGATGGCGTGTTTCTCGATCACGCCGACCGTTACGATGCCTCGGCCGAATTCATCCGGATCTGGCGCGAGATCATCCGCCACAGCCATGACAGCCAGAGCTACGACTTCGATGGCAAGCATCTGCAGGTGAAGGCGGCACAACTGCTGTATCCCACCGTGCAACGGCCGTATCCACCCGTGTGGTTTGGCGGCTCGTCCGATGCGGCGCACGACCTGGCGGCCGAGCAGGTGGACACCTACCTCACCTGGGGCGAGCCACCGGCTGCGGTAGCGCAGAAGATCGCCACCGTCCGCAGCAAGGCGGCCGCGCTCGGGCGCACCTTGCGCTTCGGCATCCGCCTGCATGTCATCGTGCGCGAAACCGACGCGCAGGCCTGGGCGGCCGCAGACGCACTGATCCGCCATCTCGACGACGACACCGTGGAGCGCGCACAGCGCGCCTTCGCGCGTATGGATTCTGTCGGCCAGCGGCGCATGGCCGCCTTGCATGGACGTGGCCAGGGCCGCACGCGCGCCGATCTGGAAGTCAGCCCGAACCTGTGGGCCGGGGTTGGCCTGGTTCGCGGCGGTGCCGGTACCGCCCTGGTCGGCAGCCCGCAGACGGTGGTGCAGCGGATCGAGGAATACGCGGCGCTCGGCATCGACACCTTCATCTTTTCCGGCTATCCGCACCTGGAAGAGGCCTATCGCTTTGCCGAACTGGTGTTCCCGCTGCTGCCACGCGCACGCCGGCAACAACTGCCCGGGCAACCACTGAGCGGCCCCTTCGGCGAGGTCATCGCCAACACCATCGTGCCACGCGCTTCGGCGCGCTGA